In Juglans microcarpa x Juglans regia isolate MS1-56 chromosome 8D, Jm3101_v1.0, whole genome shotgun sequence, the following are encoded in one genomic region:
- the LOC121242255 gene encoding uncharacterized protein LOC121242255 → MPFDLKNAGATYQRLVNRMFKHQIGKTMEVYVNDLLVKSKELAQHLANLIESFIVLHKYKMKLHPAKCAFRVNSGKFLGFIVLERGIEANTKMINAILNMVPPRSINDAQQLAGRVATLNRFVSRSTDKCLPFFRALRKTHLWNEDCNRAFEELKQYLAKPPLLKQPNLGDIMYPQMEMLAFALVIAVRRLRPYFQAHPVKVLTEHPLGKILQKPDSLGRPVTWSIEPSDFDLDYMPMSAVKRQTLTDFFVEFTNFPANFDVAPPAQPWTVFVDGLAYKKGGSIEIYIIGETGHEHYYMATLAFKTTNNELEYEALIARLTITKTLGANEVEAKFDSHIVMSQVTGAYATKGEELKKYINQVLTICDQFTYFKLEQVPRANNTMANRLAKAASTWEDVKFPLEVQKNVIEVPTIGTM, encoded by the exons ATGccctttgatttgaaaaatgctGGGGCGACATATCAGAGGTTGGTAAATCGGATGTTCAAGCACCAGATTGGCAAGACCATGGAGGTTTATGTCAACGACTTGCTGGTGAAGAGCAAGGAACTTGCGCAGCACTTGGCGAACCTCATAGAGTCTTTCATAGTGCTACACAAGTACAAAATGAAGTTACACCCTGCTAAGTGCGCTTTTAGGGTCAACTCGGGCAAGTTTTTGGGATTTATAGTGTTGGAGAGAGGCATTGAGGCAAACACTAAAATGATTAATGCCATCTTGAACATGGTGCCACCACGAAGCATCAATGACGCCCAACAATTGGCAGGAAGGGTAGCCACCTTAAATAGGTTCGTATCAAGGTCTACAGACAAGTGCCTCCCCTTCTTTAGAGCCTTGAGGAAGACACATCTGTGGAATGAGGATTGCAACCGAGCCTTCGAGGAATTGAAACAGTACTTGGCCAAGCCTCCCCTGCTAAAACAGCCTAACTTGGGGGACATCAT GTATCCACAAATGGAAATGCTGGCATTCGCACTAGTAATAGCTGTCAGGAGGTTGCGGCCTTACTTCCAAGCCCATCCCGTAAAGGTCCTGACAGAACATCCCCTTGGGAAGATATTGCAGAAGCCAGACAGCTTAGGAAGACCAGTCACGTGGTCAATAGAGCCTAGCGACTTCGACCTTGACTACATGCCCATGAGTGCAGTTAAAAGGCAAACATTGACAGACTTCTTCGTTGAGTTCACCAATTTCCCAGCAAATTTTGACGTAGCACCTCCCGCCCAACCCTGGACGGTATTTGTTGATGGGTTAGCCTATAAAAAGGGAGGAAGTATCGAGATCTATATCATTGGGGAGACAGGACATGAACACTACTATATGGCCACACTAGCCTTCAAGACTACCAACAACGAACTAGAATACGAGGCCTTAATAGCAAGACTCACAATCACCAAGACTCTTGGGGCAAATGAGGTCGAAGCAAAATTCGACTCCCATATAGTCATGAGCCAAGTGACTGGAGCCTATGCCACAAAAGgggaagaattaaaaaaatacataaaccaGGTATTAACAATCTGCGACCAGTTTACTTATTTCAAATTGGAACAAGTCCCAAGGGCAAACAACACGATGGCCAATAGGCTGGCCAAGGCTGCCTCTACATGGGAGGATGTAAAATTTCCATTGGAAGTACAGAAGAATGTGATTGAAGTTCCAACAATTGGAACCATGTGA